The sequence AGAGAAGTTCTTTATTTAGTTATCTAAATCTCTGCCCTCAAGCGTCTTAATTTTAAGGGAACAGCCTCAAACACatcacaccttttaaaaataaagttaattcaAAAGCAAAGACCACAGAACCATCATCATCAAGGCAAGCACAGAGTACCTGGCAAATAGTTTTACACTGGTTAATGTTGTATTTGTTATAGAAAACCCAAGGAATGGGCTATTTTTGCAAGTGATTTGTCCAGGTTCACACATGCTTTTCATAGAAGATTTAGAGAGACACTCTGTGTACTCAGCGTTAGACTACAATAGCTActgaataaaatgtaaaaggCTGTAAATACTCTTGACTATTGAAAGTTATAACATTATTTATAACATTTCAAATGGTATGAATACATGTAAATAAATGTGGAGCTCTGTTATCTGTATCCTGTACAGGCACAATAGTTCTGAGAACATTTCCTACCTATCTGTAAGCAGAGGAATGGAAGCTGAGAAGTAGCaaatctggaatatttttttttcccctatactTTCACCTTTTCATTCATACTCTTTACTTTCAGTGACCCACTAACCCATGCAAAATTGCATTCAATACAAATTTTATGGGCTTTATGCCCAAATTGTGCAGTTCTCGGTGCATAAACAGAAAGTTGTGTTTACCACGTGCACCTGCAGTAACAGTGCATGTAGTTTGCTCAGTCCTGAAGATAAGTTACAGAACAGTGAAAGAAGAAAGGGTATTTCAGTTAAATCACACAGGGAACTGTACTGAATTTCCAAAGGGATgaaacaaacccaaatatttacatttacaaaaaagagaaagactctTGGTTTATAACATCCAGTCTTGAAGAACGCCATTGAGTGGGCGGAACTGAGACAACACTGGATTTGAGTCACCACTGACAGAGAACACGGAGGTTTTAAAATGAGATGCCAACTTTGGACATCCCCTTGACAGTtaatataaatacacacatatcTATGTAAATAAAATTTGGCATAACCACATAAGGAagggaaaacacagctttcaacAGATTTTATGGAGAGGATGCAGGAAGACATTACGAGTACCAGAAATCTAATTCTAACCAGTTTTCTGACACTCTAACACTCTCTTAACTACAAATTTTGATCTTGTAACTCCCAGCAGTTTTTTAATCTCTAGCTATACATTTCAATTTGTGTTGTGCTTTCAGGgccaaaatttgttttaaaaggatcTGTAagttttaaacagtaaaaaatacatactaaagatttttttttccaaattttttaaaGCCGCATTTGTAGTAACAACACTTAGTACTCCAGGAATCTTTTATGCTTTCCCTGCAGTAAATGTTGTTTAATCCTAACCGGACAGTATCTCTGTTGACTTAATACATAATATTAACCTCTTTTTAACCAAAACAGTAATTAAGGTGTGATGAAAAGGCCAAGACAGGCTGACCCATGCAGGCAGAGCTGTCCTACCTGTGAACAGCTTTGGGGTCACTGCTAATAAAGAAATCTGCCCGTCTTCCCATGCTACAAGCTGAGAGCTAGAGTCAGTGTGGAGGTAACTCTGAAGCTTGGAAAGTGCTTCACTCTCTTCTAGACTATTCTAATGACTGTCATTAGATTGCAATCTAGACTGTAATGTGGGGTGAAATCACATTCCAAAATGACACGCAGCTCTATGGGGACTCCCTTTTTCCTCTGGCATCAGCCAGGAAGGGGACAGTGACATGAATGCAAAGTACTGCAGATGCAGGACGTTGTGAGATGTAATCACCTGTTCTGCCCAGAGTCCTACAGATTTAATATCAGACAGAATTTAAATGGGCTTTGCTCCAAAAGGCACTCAGCTTCAATACTGATTGGTCTTGCCTCTTCCAGATTAAGGGTTTTCATCTTGCAACACTTGGACATTTTTTAACAGTACCTGAACAACAGGTTTAACCAGAGGTGCAAGGTGCCACggtgggagagagggaagctCAAGAGGGTGCAGACATCTCATACAAGGAGTCCTTCAGATAATACAAGATGGTCCAAATTTCAAACTCATCACAGGTCCTCCAAGCTGGATTACTGTAAGGCACCTGGATCACAGTGCTCAAACTGGCGCATCTGTAAGAAGCACATGTACAGAGTCATTTTCACCAGAGCACTGTGAGTTTCACCTCTCCATCTCCTTGGGGAAGACAGAGAGGAGCAGGAACGCTTAGTGCTTCAACCCCAGTATGTGTGCACAGCCCCACACAGTCTTTTTGCTCTGGGACTGGCACCTGCAGCCCTGCTCATTGCACAGGCAATCCCCTGGGTGCCTGCTGGGCTGTACTTTGCCGTCATGGTGTATACACACAGACACGTGTGTGTgtgataaataaatatatacataaatgtatTTACATATACAGGCATATGTATACagatatatatctataaatacagttatatacgtacacacacatatacatacacacacagagagataGAAACGAGGCCTTTTCTCCCACAGTTAGGTGGGGGAAggagattcacagaatcacagaatgtgttgggtcagaagggacctttaaaggccatctagtccaacccccctgcagtgagcagggacatcttccactaggatcaggtcgctcagagcctcatcaagcctggccttgaacgtctccagggacggggcctccaccacctctctgggcaacctgggccagtgtctcaccaccctcattgtaaagaggcCAAAAGCCCCAGCGGGGGCGGGAGCTAGCCGGCTGTAGGGAGCACCAAGCCCGGCTTGGCTTGGCCCGGCCCAGCCCGTCCCGACGGCCGCGGTCCCCCGTACCTACCCGTGCGGGCCGCGGTGCCCAGCACCGCCCTCTCCCGCCGCGGCCGCGCCCCCTCCGCGCACGCACAtccgcggccgccgcctcccccgccccgccgccggcggaaGCGGGTGGGCCGCGCTCCCTGCGGCCCGCTGGCAGCAACCGGGGCGGCCGCGCCGAGGCTCTGTGCCGGAGCCGGTGATGCCGGTCCCGGATCAGCGCTGCCCCCGCcgttcctctccctccctgcggcgggcgagcgcggcggcggcggggggctgaggTCTCGGGTCCcagggccgggccgcccgccgcgccgccatGGTGCTCTGGGGAGCGGTGCTGTGGCGGCGGCTGCTGAGGAAGCGCTGGGTCCTCGGCGTCGTCTTCGGGCTCTCCCTCGTCTACTTCCTCACCAGCACCTTCAAGCAGGTCAGTGGCCTCCCCCCGAGTCCCCGGGAGGTGCGGGCCCGGGGCCGGCTCGCTGCGGGGCGGGTTAAAACATCCCCTGTCCCGGGGTGACTTCTGTTCCTCAACTGCTGTTGCTGAACTCCTGGGCGAGAATTGcattataattattaaataaagatAAGTGTGAAAAAGTGCCATGTCTGATACTGTATTCGATAGCAACAGTGTTTTGAGCCAAAACTGGGAACAAAAGCCTTGAAGGGATCTGAAATGTCTCTTGTGAACTATAATTCCATTAGGAAAGAACTTACAAAAGAGAAATACGTGTATCTATGGGTATTTAATGTAATATATATGCTACTTCTGTGGTTGTAATAACCGCATTCGGCTGCATTAGCTGATCCTGTGGTGAACTTGCATGCCCTCATTTTACTGGATTATGTTGTTTTCATGCTGTCTATGGCAAAAAGCAAACTCCCACAAGTAGTGTGTTGCTCACTCGGTTCACACTTGTGTTTCCAGCACTGTGGAGTTTACAACTACTGGGCATTTTTAATGGTGGGTTGGGATGGCAGAAGGAACCTGTGTGTTTAACGGCGGCAATGCTGTCTTTCCTCGCAGGAAGAGCGGACAGTGAGAGATCGGAATCTCCTTCAAGTGCAAGAGCATGAGCAGCCGATCATGTGGAAGGTGAAGTTCAGTTCGGGAAACAGCAGTCAGCTGAGTAACCAGTGCAGGAATTCTGTGCAGGGGAAGCTCCTCATTACAGATGAACTGGGTATACTTGATGCTAAGAATTTATTCTGCGTATTGCAGTGCTGAATGCTGCTTTGCCTGTCTGATTGTTGATGGCACTTCCAAGTAACGACTGCTCCTTTTTAAGGCATTCTTACTGCACAACCTCAGCTGCTGGCATTCTGTCCTGAATGTTGCTGTGGCTGCAGACACTGCTGATCTGATTTCTGCGCACAGCGGGCTTGGGTCCAGCTGGGCTCAGCTCAGGCACAGAACCTTATGAATGCAGCTGTATTGTTTCCAGGACCACTTTagatggaaaaaaacctccagtTACCTTTGCATAGAGCTCAAACATTGAGTCCTGCTCAATTTTGTGTGGTTGCTTGCAGAGGTATTTGTACCTCCCTGCAGTATATTCCTACTGTCCAGGTATGCTAGGGAGAGTAATTGGGGAAAACTGATTGGCCTTTTGTGGAGGCAGCTCGGGACTGGCATAATTCGTGCTCAGTCACAGTTAACAAGCTCATCTGACCCTTGTAAACCCAAGGATATTTCTTGCAGGTTTAGAAATTATCCACTTGTTTTAAGCATATGGAGCCTTTTTCCCCAGTGTGCTTGTTGCTCAGGCTCTGTATGTTTCTTGACCAGAAATCAAGGCTGTAGAAAAGCCACCATGTCCTCTGTGATTTGCATCAATGTTAAATTTGGCACTGCCTGAATTATGCTTCCTGCTGATTCACTAAGGTCTCTAAAATCACAGATATCCTTCCCAGTCTAACACTGTGGTAGTACAGCTTCCAGAAGGACATACACTGTGCTTCTATACTATGAAGGACTCCACTCAACAATAAATATTGCAGCTATCCTGCATGGATAAATCTACGTCTCTTCATATTGAACTGTAAAGAGAGTTATTTAGATGTAGACCAGTTGAAAGAACATATGTTGTAGTTTTTTCCAGTGAAGTCCATCACCAGTTGCCTTTCCCCCTTCCAATCACAACAATGAATTATGCCAAAAGGAAATCAGAACTCAAATATTCTGCGTTTAAGTACTCATGCTGTATATACAGCATATTAGAGTAGGTACATAATCGTTGTGCAGGTAACAGCAGCCTGTTGTGAAACTCAACTCTACGTGCAAGTGTTATTTCAAAGAATTGAGGGGATAATAATCTACTAAATGGTAAATAAACCTGTTCTGAAGTTATGTGATTCTTACTATAGATTTCTATAGAACATAAAAAGGAGTATGTCTTGCCAGTTGTTactactggttttgttttttcaggctACGTCTGTGAGAGGAAGGACCTACTGGTAAATGGCTGTTGTAATGTCAATGTGCCCAGCACAAAGCTGTACAGCTGTGACAGCTGCCTTCCCAATGGCTGCTGCAGTGTGTACGAATACTGTGTCTCCTGTTGCCTGCAGCCCAGCAAGGTGTGTACACTTCCTCCTGCTTTCCAGGTGTTCTCAGGTTCCTCTGTGGCTAATAGCGCTTGTTTGTGAGGAGTTTTTTCCCTTAAGAGGGGATAGttcattttcttgaaagaatGAGGAAAGCCTGCAAGGACCACATGGCAAGCTATAAATaaagcttcaaaaatatttatccatCCCACCTTTGAGAGGAAATACTGGGAGCCTTGCAAAATGTTTCAGCTTCAGGGGAATTGCATTTGCTGAAGGGAAATGGTTGCAGAAAAGCTGTTCCAGCCAGTATCAGTTTTGCAATTAACACTTCCTTGTGTTCTGTTAGCTTCTCTGGATTCTCTTCCTACTGCCGGGGTTCTGTGATGTGTTATCCTTTCAGTGCTTGCTAGGAATTCAAAGTGGAGTTACTAACTGTTCCTCTGATACTTGAGCTGTGTAGGTTAAGGTGGGCTTCGATTACTCCTTGTTGAATGATGGcgtttgtgttgtttttgtttcgtCATTTTTTTTGTTAACCACTCTAGCAACATCTTCTGGAACGTTTCTTGAACCGGGCAGCTATTGCTTTCCAAAACCTCTTTATGGCAGTGGAAGATCGCTTTGAATTGTGTCTGGCGAAATGTAGGACTTCATCACAGGTAAGACACGAGTATATGTCCAGGactcaaaaatgtaaaaatgccCAAAATGTGCCCTTGGAAAATGGAACTTGGTCCTAAGAATGGCTGGTCTGTTATGCTTGCACGCACACCGGCATTTTCATAAATGCTCAAGCTATGGCTGAGAGGTAATCTGAAGGCAATTCTCTGGTTTCTAAGGTGAAATTGTAACATCAGCAGTAAATGAAAGGCAAAGTGCCTATTTAGAGCAGGATGAGTTGTACGCTCTCTTTAGAAAAGAGGTACTTAACTAAAAGGAGATTAACTGAGTTCAATGACCGGTGAAGATCTTGTAAAGATGAGAATAGtgagagttttccccagtagctTCAGAATGCTATTTACTTTATGGTACAGTTTTAGACTTACCATATGCTGACAATCATCTGCATAGTAACTCAAAAAgtatgttgtaattttttttgctttttaagaacaGAGGAGAACTTCTGTTACCTGTGCGATTTTATTAGAAGTTTTGTTCTAAGCAAGCGTTGTCCCTCTCAGAAAGTGCTGTTGGAGATGTCATGCAGCTCAAGTATTTAATATAGCAATAGGAATGGATTGCAAACAAAGGACATAGTTCCAAATGTCTCCaaaattagttttgtttctttttttttaaatttccccaTAGTATCTGAACTCTAGCTTTATCAAGAAAAATGCACACATCTCAAGTACCAACTTATTATGCCTTGCTTGCTTAGCACATTTGACAATACTGCctaagcatatatatatattatttttttttttaactattggATCTGTTCCTACCTTCTCGGGTAGTCTCTGGAAAAGGAGGTTCTGGGTATTGTTCGACATTAAAGTGCTATTACATAGCAACTGTCTTTTATACATTGGGAGTGCAGCGGTGTTTAATTACAGATGATATTCTAATGTGTAGAAGAACTTGTGAAATTTTTTGCGTATGTATAAACACTTTGTGTTTTGGCCTTCAGGGAAGGGCTATATTGTTTCACTATGTGTGTATTGTTAaagcttctccttctctttctgacAGAGTGTGCAGCATGAAAACACCTATAGGGATCCAATTGCAAAATACTGCTATGGCGAATATCCCCCCGAGCTTCTGCCTGTTTGAAAGCTGCATGATCTAAGCAACAAAGGGAAGGAACTGGAGACTAGAAACCAAAAGAGCAAGACGACGGCTGTTGCTTTACAAGAGCCTCAGTGTAAATGGCTTTTGTTCTTTCTGGGGACAAACCCAGAGGCGCACAGTGTAAGTGGGGGACTTAAGTTCTGTGGGATTGAATCTTGCTTTCTTCAGTTTGTTATGCACCTGCTTGGGAGTACTAGAGTACTAGTACTGTACTGGAGTACTAGTACGTTCTTTGAATACTTCCTCTAAATTTTAGGATGCATGGAGTTGATCTAGGCTATAAAACATCATAGGAAAAATATCTAATGTAGCTTTGCAGTTCTACCCGGAGGTTCAGTTGTGTCTCTGGACTGCAAGACTTTCCAGAGTGACAGTAATAATTGGAGGATTTTTGCTTTTAGAGAGTAAAGCATGCCTGTTGCGCTTCTCTCTCTGGAGCGCTTCTTGACATGCATGGTGTACGCTACATATGTAATTatgaattatttattcattttatatgGATTACTAGCTGAAACTATTGATGCTTTGCATAGCTAGTTGTTGATGCCTTTCAGTCCCTGTTTTGTTATGTCAGGTAGAAAGGATATTTTAGATCCTGACTAAAAttggttgtttgttttcctccttagTCTAAAGGAATTATATTGGGATTTGTCACTATAGTGCTTATGTTCCTCTTAGTGAGTTTAAAGCATTCAGAACTCCAATGGAGTTGTTATTCTTTTTAAGTCCCATAGCACGAGAAAAGAGCAGGGATCTGCCTAGGATGGGATGTTTATTGTCTGTAAACTCTTTCCTTGTTACTCTGCAACCGTTTCCTCAAAGAGGAGTCATAGTCTTGCAGCCAGCTCTCTGCTTGTCCCCTTTCTGACAGGGAGCACTGGAGATTTGTTTGCTTGAACTTGTTCAGGCCTTCTGTAATTCAAATGTACTTCACTCCTGGTTGTGCAGGAGGCAGAAGGGTGGAGTTGTTCTAGGATTTCAGTTTAATGATGTCCTTGTGTATGAAGTAATTAGAATGTCAGAACATGGTGCAAGCCTCCTCTGAGGACAACTGTGTTGCATGAGTTCAGTTAAACAGCCATGATGTTTTTGATTTGCTGTTCGACATACTTGCTACTCTGGAATTTTGGTCTGATCAGAACGGCACTAGAACAGGGTTGGTTCTCCAACAATTTCTCCTAGCTCTCTAAAGTGGCAATTTAAACTGTCTCCCTCTTAAGGCCACTGAACAAAGATGGGTAGAGAACCTGTGAAATGCTGACCGAATTTGTGCTCGTCCTGCAAGTCGCTGGGCAAAGTCCAAGCGCTAGACAAAACTGGGCTGTTCTTTTCTATATACAGAGCCTCACTTCTCTTGTTTTTAACTCCATCCATCTCCTCCATGATTTTGACTTTGTGTATCCTTGTTTAAACTGATACTTCCTGTTCCCTGACTCAAATAAAACAATCTACAGaggctttaataaaaacaaacaagcacgGTGGTGGAGTATCTTGGTGCAAAAGATCTGTAGAATGCTATTGGAATTACATATGATATAAAAAAAAGTAGTGTTATCAGCCATCTGTTAAAATCCACTTGCATTGTTTTCATTGTTCTTTCCCAGAAGTCATCAAGTGAGATAATGGTTCCATCAGCAGATTCTCTTGaaaatcttgttttttttccaaaagcttaaAAGCTTTAGTGTTAGTAGTTTATCCAGCTGAAAATCTGTCTCCCCTTTGCTGCCATCCTATGGCAACTTGCTGCAGCAGACATGATACAGCGTGAAGATGCAGTGTGAAACGCTGTCTTCAGAGGGTAGCAGAGGTTACTTCTCTTTTCAGTGTTTAACAGATTCTTCACCCCTGTTCCAGCACTTTATAACTGTTTTCCTCAGGGAAGGCCATCAGGCTGGTCTATTATATCATTCCTGCTGAGATGTATTCTAGCATTTCATGGTTTTGCACAACTGCTGAGATCAAGATACTGATAGCTTgcccttgctttctttttcaacttGGTATTAATTCCTTAGCAGGTGATACCACCACTTGAAGCAGTAATTGTAAGAAATCATAAGAACCAACCTAATTCGGACAACATTAGTGGGAATTCTTGGCCCCTTTCTCCCCTAGAAAAATGGGATGTGATCAGAAGTGCATTGTGACCGCTGCCCATTCAATGGGACAGAAACTGTATCCTCCTTCCGTGGTTGCTGAGCTGTTCAACTAGTGCCTATACTGTATGTTAAATCATTAAAAACTTATCTGTGTTCCAAAATATTGCCTGTTCTCATGTCTTTCCTTGAACTACAAGACAACTGTACCAAAATGTAAGTTTGAAGAATGCAGTGGAGCATAGAGGGACACTAACTTGAATATGCGTAATAAAGGCAAGCAAGTAGAGGCAAACAGGAGATCTATTTCATGTCAATCTAAGAAAAAACGCATGCTTCTATCAATGGTGCATGGAAAGATCTGGCCCTTTGCAAAAGTGGAttgagcagggaaaggaaagtaAATGATTGCTTCATGTTGTGAAGATACAGTGAGAATGCCAAATCTGTGCTTGCTGGTAATACTTCTGTGTGGTTTAAGTGATGTCCATCCCTCTAGCAAAAAAGCCTGGTGATTCTGTGGTTCTTAGTGGCTGTCCAACATCTCCTTTCTATTTGTCAGCTAAGAGATTCAGGTTGTTGACTTCTGTTTGGCAGCAGATTTAATGAGAGCACTCAATGGAGCAACTATCTCTGCTTATCTGCACTGAGGTCAATGCTGGGGATAATTGAAGGGGTTCTGTGCTCCTTGCTTTCTGTAGTTTACAAGAATATTATGCTAGTGAAAAATGACAGCAGCTGACATCTAATGAGGAACAGGTACAGTATTTGGCTGTACCAATTTGGAAAgagtaatttatggcagaaggaCAAAGCAGTAACTGCAATCTTAGCTTGATTTCAACTTGGCTTGCTCTGCTGCTCCATTGGGATGGTACATGGAGAATTGGATAAAAATTCTTACTGTAATGGGCTGGagttctgaaaaagcaaaagcagccttCTGGCTTCAGGACAACACTAGACAGTTGATGAGTTGGGATCATGGTTTCTGCATTCTCAGAATCTCACTTATTGTAGTGGCAATTCTTTCCCTATGGCCAGTCTCAAAAATTGCAAACGTCCAGGGATTGCTCCACCAGCAAAGGTTCTGGGAGCGAAAACCGTGGCTTGTTCTCAAGCTTTCTGGGAACCACTTTCCTTGCCCCACAAGCCGTGGGGCACCAGGCTTTCCTAGCCAcgtcagcctcaaacccacctaCCCCACTCACTGTGGTGCTGGGCACAAAAATTGCAAATGTCCAGGGATTGCTCCCACAGCGAAGGTGGGGGCCCATAAACACATCTCATGTATGTGTTCAGGCTCTAATTGCTGGAGAACTAAGAAACTATGTTAGTAGTCAATTTTCAGAATATAAAGCATTAAGCACTgcgaatcatagaatcttcatggttggaaaggacctttgagagcaccgagtccaaccatacacacaaaaaaaacaaaacaccctacaatctctcACTAGAGCATGAAAATCCTGAACATGAGTCTTTGTTCTGATACGCTCTTAATaagcaaatgctttttaaagttccCTTGTCCTTTAGGTGGACAGGCTTGAGCTTTAGGATTTGCTCTGTCTTGTGCTAGTCCCTTAAATTGCAAACACACCAGATCCTTTAACCTAGCACCATACTGTGATATTTCTTCTTCAGTTATTCTAGTCAAGGAGAGATGGGGGGTAGGAGGTGAAAAGGAATTTTCTAACTCAGCAAGTTCCACAACAGATGGGAGTTCAGCAAATTATTGGTGCTTTACGAAGAGTGCTCTGCGTTGCTTTACAACCTGAGGCAAACAACTAACGATatgcagagggggaaaaatgcCAACTTCAAAACGTGCAGGGAATGATGGGAAAGTACTTAGTTCTTAATTTTTGATCCATGTCTAATTAAACAGGCAGTCCTATCTAATGTTTTTGGTCAAATAAAGTCTGACTTGTAGCAACATGCATATTGTCTAtatgatgtttttcattttcaaggcAGTCATATGGCCACAGATTTTTCTTAGAAATCATGGCTCTTAGTAGGCTAGAAGTATAGGTCTTAAGCAAGATTTCTCAGGATGCCTTCGTACTGAAGCATGTTTGTTGTTGTGGTCTGCTGTTTTGGTAAAATAACACAAAGTTGCAGAgtagagaaaattaagaaattctgGCTGAAAAGCTTGCCTTGTGGAAGCTTTTCTAGTATGTATTTCAATGAAGGGGATAGAAGACCACAAGCTACAGGTGCAAATGGAATGGGAGGCAAGTGTTAGGTTTTCCATAGATGAGATTATAATCAATCTGTTTCTACTGTCAATGGTTGAAATGAGGACTAGCACCTGATTTCTTGCCAATTCAATGGAAGCTTCCAATAAAATCCAGCTCTCATTTATCCTGCGTTTTCTGTCTGTCTGCATGCACCTATAGAGTAAGGCACACTAATAGGAATCAAGATGAATGGGAATCGTATGTCAATTGTCTGCACTCTGTTCCTGTCCTGCACAAAATCTGTTTAGATTTTAAACTCCTCAGAGCAAAAAGACAATTCTACATTTGTAGTTCCTGTTACTTCTGACCATGGCGTCACCTGGAGCCTTTAATGTACCTATTGATATGAGTAACACCTGTCTTACATAGATATGAAATATCACCATTTGAAGAAGCGGGATAAGGTTGGGTATAAGTCACAGGTATGACATGTTTGCTTTAACACCAAAAAGTAGCATGTTACTGTAAGCCGGCAAATAAGGgctctctaagactcaattttggagtggtAGAAAGccggcattctttattgcagcactGAGTGCACAGGGGATCACTCCGCCAAGTGTGCACGCcgagttgctcaactacaaaggttataagcaatcagaatatacatattcgttacatttcccagaaatgattaacatattcatattatcacctagaactcattaatatatgtaaatgtccttgacgcatGTGcgtccatgtccattggtggtcttctaGGGTCCTCTGGTGGTTGTTGAGAGTCTTCCTCACCATGTCTGCTGATGGAACTCAGTCTTCACGCATACTCACTTCGTCTTTTGGCTTAGTTTAcaactcttgttttcacaaaactagcttattctagcatctctccctatctattctactcaaggatacaatgtctcaagacttccttttatccaactaaacccagcagacgtttaacccatccgcttacaaagcatttcaaagaagTTAGCTAcgttattccagtaaggagggaactATATGTTCCTTTTAACTGGGTATCAGTAAGGCCTGAGGAGCCTTCCACCGCAGcgttttgtgctgttcaaggctactgtatcaccagctACTGTATCAGCATCCTAGGCTATTGATGTTGTCATATGCGTAAAAATGTATCCATCATCTGTGTAAGATGACATGGGGTATGCTGTATCCACATCTTCAAACTGAGAAGTGTAGATTATTTGCAAACTACAGTTACAGACCCGCTTAGTAATAGAAGTTGTGCTGAGAGAATAAACATGTTCATGCATGGATGAACAGGCGCCTAATTTATCTAAATTGCTAATGctgtaaaaatacacattaaaataaaaaaacataatcCTCTGTAGTAGCAAATGCACAGAAAAGTATGAGTAAGGGAATGTAATATACCTTTTCTGATGTCT comes from Larus michahellis chromosome 13, bLarMic1.1, whole genome shotgun sequence and encodes:
- the SPRING1 gene encoding SREBP regulating gene protein, producing MVLWGAVLWRRLLRKRWVLGVVFGLSLVYFLTSTFKQEERTVRDRNLLQVQEHEQPIMWKVKFSSGNSSQLSNQCRNSVQGKLLITDELGYVCERKDLLVNGCCNVNVPSTKLYSCDSCLPNGCCSVYEYCVSCCLQPSKQHLLERFLNRAAIAFQNLFMAVEDRFELCLAKCRTSSQSVQHENTYRDPIAKYCYGEYPPELLPV